The nucleotide window GGGCGAGCCGGAGCCGCGCCTCCACCTCGGCGGGACCGGCGGAGGTGAGCAGCACGTCGTCGACCCCCCAGTCGGCGGAGACCGCGACGAGCCCGCCTTCGGTGACGACGCCGAGGATCGGCGCGGAGGTCCCGGTCGTTCGCAGCAGTCGGCACAACGATCTCGCCGCCACCAGGTCGCTTCGAGCGTCGATGAGGATGACGTCGGCCGGCGCGGTGTCGAGCAGCGCGGACGCCTCGAGCGGCGCAACCCGGATCCGGTGCGAGAGCAGCCCGAGCGCGGGCAGCACCCCGGCCGACGGGGTCGGGCCGTTCGTCAGCAGCAGCAGGGTGGTCACGGAACCTCCGGGAGCGCGGAACAAGCGGAACAGGCAGAACAAGCCGAGCAGGCAGAACAAGGCCGAGGAACACGACAGGGACCCGGCAGATCACCCCGAGGGGCGGCACTGCCCGAATCCCGTGCCGCCACAATAGCTGACATGCCCGAGCCCGGGGAGCGACTGGCCCTCACCACCGTCGACGGCGAGCACCTGGCCGCGGTGCACCTGGCCGGCCCGGACCGGGAGTTGGCGATCGTCGTCGGGCACGGCTTCAGCGGGTCGATCCGCCGGCCTTCGGTGCGCACCATCGCCGAGTGCTTCGCGGTCCACGCCGGGGTGCTCGCTTTCGACTTCCGCGGGCACGGCGCCTCGACCGGCTACTCCACGGTCGGTGACAAGGAAGTCTTCGACCTCGACGCCGCCGTCTCCGCCGCCCGCGGTCTCGGTTATCGCGCGGTCGCGAGCTGCGGTTTCTCCATGGGGGCGAGCGTCGTGATCCGCCACGCCGCGCTGCACGGCGGGGTGGCGGCTGTCGCCGCGGTGTCGGGGACCAGCCGCTGGTTCTACCGGGGCACCCCGCCGATGCGCCGGCTGCACTGGGTCGTGGAGCGCCGGGCCGGCCGGTTCCTCGCCCGGCGGGTCCTGCACACCCGGATCGCGGCCGGCGGCTGGGACCCGGTCCCCGAAGCCCCGGTCGAGGTGGTCGCGCGGATCGCCCCGGTCCCGCTGCTCGTCGTGCACGGCGACCGGGACGCCTACTTCCCGGTGGAGCACGCCGAGGCGCTCGCCGCGGCGGCCGGTGAGCCGGTCGAGCTGTGGATCGTCCCCGGGTTCGGGCATGCCGAGGCGGCGGCGACCCCGGAGCTGCTCGACCGGATCGGCGGATGGCTTCGCGCCGCCTCGACCGCGAACGCCGCCCGTCCGGCAAAGCCCGGGACGGCCTGACCCGGCTCTGGCACGATGGCGGGCATGGCGGCACCGGCGGCGGGAGCCGCGCCGAGCCCGACCCGGCAGCCCGCCGAGCCGCCGCACCACCACGCCGCCGCAGCGCCCCCCGGGCATCCGTTCGCAGCGGGCGTCGGGGCCGCCGTCGTCGCGCTCGCGCTCGCCGGGTCCAGCTACCTCGGCCGACCCGCACTCGCCGTCGGCGTCGGCGTCGTGCAGCTGCTGCTCACCCTCGCCTGGTTCGCGGTGCTCGACACCCCCGGCAGCCTCGGCGGGCTGGTCATCGTCGCCGCCGCCTGCTCGGCGTCGGACCTGCTGCTGCTGAGCACCGGCGGCTCTGGCCTCGGCGGTCTGGCCGGCATCCTCGGCCTGGCGCTGGTCGCCGCCCTGGCGTTCCAGATGCAGCGCCGCCGCCGGGTCCGGGTCGCCGAGTCGCTGGCCGGGTCGATGTCCGCGGTCCTGCTCGGGCTGGCCGTCGCCACCCTGATCGGCCTGCGCGCCGGGCGCGGCGGGGAGCAGGCCGTCGCGGCCGCGCTGCTCGGCGGCGGGGCGGGGCTGCTCGTCGCCCGGTGGACCGACATCCCGTTCAGCCACCCGCGGGTGGTGACCGGCGGCACCCGGGGCTGGCCCGGTCTGCTGCTCGGCCTCGCCGCCGGGTGCGGGGTCGGCGCCGGCTACGGCGCGACGGTCCGGCTGGTCGGGGTCAGCGTCGGATTGCGGCTCGGTGTCGTCACCGCCGCGCTCGCCCTCGCCGCAGACGTGGCGATCGACCTGGGCCGCGGCGCGCTCGCCGGCAGCGGCCACGAGCGGCAGCTCGCCGCCCTCACCCCGGTCACCGTGCTGCTCCCGCTCGCGATCGGCTGCCCGGCGGCTTACGTCGCCGGCCGGATCCTCCTCGGATAGGTCCCGACATGCGCCGACTCCTCGTCCTGATCGCCGTGCTCGCCGTGCTGCTCGCCGTCGCGGACCGCGTCGCCGTCCGGCTCGCCGAGTCCGCCGTCGCCACCCGGATCAAGATCGCCGAGCAGCTGTCCAGTAGCCCGGCGGTGTCGATCGGCGGGTTCCCCTTTCTCACCCAAGCCATCTCCGGCCGTTACGACAACCTCTCGGTCACCGTGACCGGCCTGCGCCGCGGCTCGGCCACGATCACCCGGCTCTCCGTCGACCTGCGCGGCGTCCGGGTGCCCCTCTCGGCGATCGTGCACCGGGCGGTCAGCTCCATCCCGGTGGCCTCCGCGACCGGGACCGTCCAGCTCAGCTACGCCGACCTGGACGCCGCGGTCGCCTCGCGCGGGATCACCGTCGCCTACGGCGGCAGCCCGGGCACCGTGACGGTGACCTACCGGGGGACCAGCCGGGTCGGTCGGGTCCGGGTCGACGGGGATGCGATCGCGGTCGACGTGAGCGCCGCCGGCGCCGGCGGGGTGACCGTCGGCGGCCCGGCCGCCGGGCTGTTCGACTTCACCGTCTCGCTGCCGTCGCTGCCCTTCCACATCGCGCTCCAGACGGTGACCGCCGATCCGGCCGGGGTGCAGATCGCCGCGGCGGCCGGCGCGTTCACGATCAGCACCGCCGGGTGACTGAACCGCCCCGGCGCCGCCGACGTGCTCCGTCTGTGGGGACGGTGATGGCGACCAGCGACGAAACGATGCTCCGCGCGCTCTACGCGGAGCACGCCGGGCCGCTGCTGGGTTTCGCGCTGCGGCTCACCGGGGGGGACCGGGGCCGGGCCGAGGACATCGTGCAGGAGACGCTGCTCCGCGCCTGGCGCCACCCGGAGGCGGTCGACCCGGGGCGCGGCGCGATCCGGCCGTGGCTGTTCAC belongs to Mycobacteriales bacterium and includes:
- a CDS encoding DUF2993 domain-containing protein, with the protein product MRRLLVLIAVLAVLLAVADRVAVRLAESAVATRIKIAEQLSSSPAVSIGGFPFLTQAISGRYDNLSVTVTGLRRGSATITRLSVDLRGVRVPLSAIVHRAVSSIPVASATGTVQLSYADLDAAVASRGITVAYGGSPGTVTVTYRGTSRVGRVRVDGDAIAVDVSAAGAGGVTVGGPAAGLFDFTVSLPSLPFHIALQTVTADPAGVQIAAAAGAFTISTAG
- a CDS encoding alpha/beta fold hydrolase — its product is MPEPGERLALTTVDGEHLAAVHLAGPDRELAIVVGHGFSGSIRRPSVRTIAECFAVHAGVLAFDFRGHGASTGYSTVGDKEVFDLDAAVSAARGLGYRAVASCGFSMGASVVIRHAALHGGVAAVAAVSGTSRWFYRGTPPMRRLHWVVERRAGRFLARRVLHTRIAAGGWDPVPEAPVEVVARIAPVPLLVVHGDRDAYFPVEHAEALAAAAGEPVELWIVPGFGHAEAAATPELLDRIGGWLRAASTANAARPAKPGTA